The bacterium genome segment ACTGTTCGGCGACATGAACCAACGACGCGCCGACCACACATCAGGAACCTGGGAGCACCTCCTCCAGGATGTACTCGAGCTCGATCGCAGTGACGGGAGCGAACTCGGATACGAAGTCTTGGCCACCGGCTACCGATCGACCCGGCAAATCCTGCGGTACGCCGGTGGCCTGCTCTCGCCGGGCCAAGCCAGTCCCGTCGCCCTGCGCGACGGCCCAGATCCCACAATCCGAAGAGTCGGCTCGAAACAATTGATCAGCGCAGCGCACGAGGAGTCTGAGCGGCTCGCCGATGAATTCCCCGACGGGACAGTGGCAGTGATCGCATGGGACGTCGACCATCTCAACGCAATCCAAT includes the following:
- a CDS encoding ATP-binding domain-containing protein, which produces LFGDMNQRRADHTSGTWEHLLQDVLELDRSDGSELGYEVLATGYRSTRQILRYAGGLLSPGQASPVALRDGPDPTIRRVGSKQLISAAHEESERLADEFPDGTVAVIAWDVDHLNAIQSLCLKAGWRQAEGDPWTLHHPLSDSRARLRLARPVFARGLEFDGVVVVEPADFQPNLGRHGSLYTAITRANQKLVVVYSKALPKELKRK